The following are encoded in a window of Roseimaritima ulvae genomic DNA:
- the cysK gene encoding cysteine synthase A — translation MPRGKTYSNAAQAIGDTPMIQVNRLAPEGAQIFAKCEFFQPLNSVKDRIGVAMIEAGERDGRINQDTHIIEPTSGNTGIALAFVCAAKGYKLTLTMPESMSVERRALLRAMGANLVLTPAGEGMNGAIKAAGEMVEKTENSFMPQQFENPANPAIHEATTGPEIWEDSGHNIDVLVSGVGTGGTITGATRYLKKMNPDFKAIAVEPKHSPVISGGSPGKHRIQGIGAGFVPKNLDTSLIDDVVLVDDEDAFEYGRQLAKQEGIMAGISSGANMWAATQIASRPEYKGKRIVTIMCSLGERYLSTPLFGDLGI, via the coding sequence ATGCCACGCGGGAAAACCTATTCCAACGCCGCTCAAGCGATCGGTGATACGCCGATGATTCAGGTCAATCGGTTGGCGCCTGAAGGCGCGCAGATCTTTGCCAAGTGCGAGTTCTTTCAGCCGCTTAACAGCGTCAAGGACCGGATTGGTGTGGCCATGATCGAAGCTGGCGAGCGTGATGGCAGAATTAACCAGGACACCCACATTATCGAACCGACCAGCGGCAACACGGGTATCGCCTTGGCCTTTGTATGTGCGGCCAAAGGCTACAAATTGACGCTGACGATGCCCGAATCGATGTCCGTCGAACGCCGCGCTTTGCTCCGCGCGATGGGCGCCAATCTGGTTCTGACGCCTGCCGGCGAAGGCATGAACGGGGCCATCAAGGCGGCGGGCGAGATGGTGGAGAAAACCGAGAACTCCTTCATGCCGCAACAATTTGAAAACCCGGCCAACCCGGCGATTCACGAAGCCACCACCGGTCCCGAAATCTGGGAAGACAGTGGACACAATATCGATGTGCTGGTCTCCGGCGTGGGCACCGGCGGCACGATCACCGGGGCCACCCGGTATCTGAAGAAAATGAATCCCGACTTTAAAGCCATCGCCGTTGAACCCAAACATTCGCCCGTGATCAGCGGCGGCTCGCCTGGCAAGCATCGCATCCAAGGCATCGGAGCGGGGTTTGTGCCCAAGAACCTCGACACCTCGCTGATCGATGATGTGGTCTTGGTCGACGACGAAGATGCGTTCGAATACGGCCGTCAGCTGGCCAAGCAGGAAGGCATCATGGCGGGCATCAGCAGCGGAGCCAATATGTGGGCCGCGACCCAAATTGCCAGCCGTCCCGAGTACAAAGGCAAACGCATCGTCACGATCATGTGCAGCCTGGGTGAACGCTATCTCAGCACGCCGCTATTCGGCGACCTCGGCATCTAA